One genomic segment of Pedobacter endophyticus includes these proteins:
- a CDS encoding Pycsar system effector family protein, whose protein sequence is MDTEELSVIQILNKMYEHSEEMLKLGEAKNTTLIAFNGAIIVGIIAVFKDIPHGFLVYYAMFSIFMCAISMFVCFASLVAKVLHKPYKTSIRQSDNILFFGTIAKLSHGQLIDKLKERYGLENVNVPFEEDKAKQIVVIAQIAARKFNLFNTAIAFMFSGLLTPLSYLVYLIFLDHDR, encoded by the coding sequence TTGGATACCGAAGAACTATCAGTAATTCAAATACTGAACAAGATGTATGAGCATTCTGAAGAAATGCTTAAGCTAGGTGAAGCAAAGAACACGACTTTAATAGCATTTAACGGTGCTATAATAGTTGGGATTATAGCAGTATTTAAAGACATACCACATGGCTTTCTTGTATATTATGCGATGTTCAGCATTTTCATGTGTGCCATTTCAATGTTTGTATGTTTTGCCTCACTTGTAGCTAAGGTATTACACAAGCCTTATAAAACCAGTATTCGTCAAAGCGACAACATCCTCTTCTTTGGAACCATTGCAAAACTATCTCACGGCCAGCTAATCGATAAATTAAAGGAGAGGTACGGCTTGGAGAATGTTAATGTTCCTTTTGAGGAAGATAAAGCAAAGCAGATAGTTGTAATAGCACAGATCGCAGCGAGAAAGTTCAACCTATTTAATACAGCAATCGCTTTTATGTTTAGTGGCTTATTGACGCCGTTAAGCTACTTAGTATACTTAATATTTTTAGACCACGATAGATAA
- a CDS encoding adenylate/guanylate cyclase domain-containing protein gives MGLNSDITTKVKDILDGNFNIEDVTYVPEISNPKLTFNNTGLRFEATTLFIDLRNSTGILNAHNKSTIAKIHKAYLFTTVKVATSLGGEVRSFNGDSVLAFFQGTTKTTLSNAVKAAMKIKYMISNTGSGINSMLAKYSAVDFGIGLDDGRVLCAKVGVGGDANTKDLIWIGNAVNKAVVISDECKSPYHIGISSYVYSNLNDEVKFGTQKDPWGREVKVDMWTAYYVTYNGKRETFYKTNWYWEVS, from the coding sequence ATGGGATTAAATTCAGACATAACAACTAAAGTTAAAGACATATTAGATGGTAATTTTAACATCGAGGATGTTACCTATGTGCCAGAGATAAGTAATCCAAAGCTAACCTTCAATAACACAGGCTTACGTTTTGAAGCTACAACATTATTTATTGACTTGAGAAACTCGACTGGTATTCTTAACGCTCATAATAAGTCTACTATTGCAAAGATTCATAAAGCATACCTGTTCACAACCGTAAAAGTTGCCACGTCACTTGGTGGTGAAGTAAGAAGTTTCAATGGTGATAGTGTTCTAGCATTCTTTCAAGGCACAACCAAAACTACACTTAGTAATGCAGTAAAAGCTGCAATGAAGATTAAATATATGATCTCAAATACAGGTAGTGGAATAAACTCCATGCTCGCCAAGTATTCGGCAGTTGATTTTGGTATAGGATTAGATGATGGTCGAGTTCTATGCGCCAAGGTTGGCGTCGGAGGCGACGCGAATACCAAGGATTTGATCTGGATAGGGAACGCAGTTAATAAAGCAGTCGTTATCAGTGACGAGTGCAAGTCTCCATATCACATTGGCATATCAAGTTATGTATACAGTAATTTAAATGATGAAGTCAAATTCGGCACTCAAAAAGATCCTTGGGGTAGAGAAGTAAAAGTTGATATGTGGACTGCTTATTATGTAACATATAATGGCAAGAGGGAAACGTTTTATAAGACAAATTGGTATTGGGAGGTATCTTAA
- a CDS encoding phospholipase D-like domain-containing protein has translation MIKFLDGDAISAKIIQTIREANQYLTFVSPYIKLNDKVKSELTYLVRTKPTVEIKIVFGKNDKNPNKSLSNDDFEFFKTLGNIRISYVKELHAKIFCSEARLMLTSLNLHEYSQTNNFEAAFVIEHSGTILGSLVSNKAETAWEEALDFVDKVIESSIPVYHKGKVYETSWLGFSAKLVEEYDEDNSETFFKRTLPANDSVNFGFCIRTGVNIPFNIKAPFSDIAYKSWKRYGNESYKEKYCHYSGEASDGETSLKSPVLKKNWKEAKAKFNF, from the coding sequence ATGATTAAATTTTTAGACGGCGATGCAATTAGCGCCAAAATAATTCAAACCATAAGAGAAGCAAATCAATATTTGACATTTGTTTCTCCTTATATAAAGTTAAACGATAAAGTTAAATCAGAACTGACCTATTTAGTGAGAACTAAGCCAACTGTCGAAATTAAGATTGTGTTTGGAAAGAATGATAAAAACCCCAATAAAAGCCTAAGTAATGATGATTTCGAGTTTTTTAAAACTTTGGGAAATATACGAATTAGTTACGTTAAAGAACTTCATGCTAAAATCTTTTGCTCGGAAGCTCGGCTGATGCTAACGTCCCTAAATTTGCATGAGTATTCTCAAACAAATAACTTTGAAGCTGCTTTTGTTATTGAACACTCTGGCACTATACTCGGGTCATTAGTTTCAAATAAAGCAGAAACCGCATGGGAAGAAGCTTTAGATTTTGTTGATAAAGTAATTGAAAGCTCGATACCAGTTTACCATAAAGGAAAAGTATACGAAACTTCATGGTTAGGGTTTTCTGCCAAATTAGTCGAGGAATATGATGAAGATAATTCTGAAACCTTTTTTAAAAGGACATTGCCTGCTAACGATTCTGTAAACTTTGGTTTTTGTATAAGAACAGGTGTAAACATACCTTTCAATATTAAAGCTCCGTTTTCCGATATTGCATATAAATCATGGAAACGATACGGAAATGAAAGCTACAAAGAAAAATATTGCCATTATTCAGGGGAGGCCAGTGATGGTGAAACTTCTTTGAAATCGCCAGTCTTAAAAAAGAATTGGAAAGAAGCGAAAGCGAAATTTAACTTCTAA